One window from the genome of Desulforamulus ruminis DSM 2154 encodes:
- a CDS encoding IclR family transcriptional regulator, with amino-acid sequence MEPFTDSIIQGVKMTSKESGIAALERAMDIVMMFQQEKRELGVTEISRLLGLHKSTVHRCLNTLERRGFVQQNPTTSRYWLGIKFYILGSLYTETMSLCPIASPFIQELADQLNEAVHLAVLDRFCGENLQVIVIDKVETRQRLSITPSIGSGAPVHCCGVGKAMMAFAGEETLNKLLQYRFTPFTAHTITDRETFLQELEKVRSLGYAMDRDELEMGLTCVAAPIFNHRGEVVAAVSTSGPTTRMVATLEEKIIPSVKQIADRISSRLK; translated from the coding sequence ATGGAGCCCTTTACGGACTCCATTATACAAGGTGTAAAGATGACGTCAAAGGAGTCCGGCATTGCGGCACTGGAGCGGGCCATGGATATTGTCATGATGTTCCAGCAGGAAAAACGGGAGCTGGGCGTTACGGAAATCAGCCGTTTGCTGGGACTGCATAAAAGCACCGTTCATCGTTGCCTGAATACCCTGGAACGCAGGGGGTTTGTGCAGCAGAATCCGACTACCAGCCGGTACTGGTTAGGAATTAAGTTTTATATCCTGGGCAGTCTTTACACCGAAACGATGTCTCTGTGTCCCATCGCTTCTCCCTTTATCCAGGAATTAGCCGATCAGTTAAATGAAGCGGTGCACCTGGCGGTTTTGGACCGGTTCTGCGGTGAGAATTTACAGGTCATCGTCATTGACAAGGTGGAAACGCGGCAGCGGTTAAGTATTACGCCGTCCATCGGATCCGGGGCTCCCGTGCACTGTTGCGGGGTCGGCAAGGCCATGATGGCTTTTGCCGGAGAAGAAACCCTGAACAAATTACTGCAATATCGCTTTACCCCTTTCACGGCTCACACCATTACGGACCGGGAGACCTTTTTGCAAGAACTGGAGAAGGTTCGTTCCCTGGGCTATGCCATGGACCGGGATGAACTGGAAATGGGCCTTACCTGTGTGGCCGCCCCTATTTTCAATCACCGGGGGGAAGTGGTGGCGGCGGTGAGCACATCCGGCCCTACAACCAGGATGGTAGCAACCCTTGAAGAAAAAATAATTCCCAGTGTAAAACAAATTGCCGACCGTATCAGTAGCAGGTTAAAATAA
- the buk gene encoding butyrate kinase gives MLILAINPGSTSTKIAAFQGKQGLWKETIEHSVEEVGSFSKITDQSGFRTATILNILKKRGCEMGQFSAVVGRGGLLKPLVGGTYRVDEYLVNELQNAPEGEHASNLGGIIAYQLAQSVSVPAYIVDPVAVDELEPHARLSGHPEIPRVSLSHALNMKAVARKVAAQRGKDYREMNLLMAHLGGGISVAAHRKGRMIDVNNANAEGPFSPERCGTLPSRQLVKLCFSGRYNQEEMFTLLNKEGGMYAYLGIKDVREAEKRMAGGDEQARLVLEAMCYQVAKEIGAMSAVLAGEVECIVLTGGIAYSDFITGEIVRRVSFIAPVVVVPGEEEMESLALGALRVLQHEEEALTYRA, from the coding sequence TTGCTGATTTTAGCCATCAACCCCGGGTCTACTTCAACCAAAATAGCGGCTTTTCAGGGGAAACAAGGTTTATGGAAAGAAACTATTGAGCATTCCGTGGAGGAAGTGGGCTCCTTTTCCAAAATTACTGATCAGTCCGGGTTCCGAACCGCAACCATTTTGAATATCCTCAAAAAAAGAGGCTGCGAAATGGGACAATTCAGCGCCGTGGTAGGCCGCGGCGGATTGTTGAAGCCGCTGGTAGGGGGAACCTACCGGGTGGATGAATACCTAGTCAATGAACTGCAAAATGCCCCGGAGGGCGAGCACGCCTCCAACCTGGGCGGCATTATTGCTTATCAACTGGCTCAATCCGTTTCTGTTCCCGCCTATATTGTTGATCCGGTGGCAGTGGATGAACTGGAACCCCACGCCCGTTTGTCCGGTCACCCGGAGATACCCAGGGTCAGCCTGTCCCATGCTTTGAACATGAAGGCGGTTGCCCGCAAGGTGGCGGCGCAGAGGGGCAAAGACTACCGGGAAATGAATCTGCTCATGGCCCATTTGGGAGGCGGCATTTCGGTAGCTGCTCACAGGAAAGGGAGAATGATTGACGTAAACAATGCCAACGCCGAAGGTCCTTTCTCTCCTGAACGCTGCGGCACCTTGCCTTCCCGTCAACTGGTCAAACTTTGTTTCAGCGGCAGATATAATCAGGAAGAAATGTTTACACTTTTAAATAAAGAGGGAGGCATGTATGCTTACCTTGGCATTAAGGATGTGCGGGAAGCGGAAAAACGCATGGCCGGGGGAGATGAACAGGCCCGGTTGGTATTGGAGGCCATGTGCTACCAAGTGGCCAAGGAGATCGGGGCCATGTCCGCAGTCCTGGCCGGGGAAGTGGAATGTATTGTGCTGACCGGCGGCATCGCTTACTCGGATTTTATTACCGGCGAAATCGTCCGAAGGGTTTCCTTTATTGCTCCGGTGGTGGTGGTTCCGGGCGAAGAGGAAATGGAATCCCTAGCCCTGGGAGCCCTTCGGGTTTTGCAACATGAGGAAGAAGCCCTGACTTACCGGGCTTGA
- a CDS encoding bifunctional enoyl-CoA hydratase/phosphate acetyltransferase encodes MLIKNFQQVLEEVKTLPKMRISVANAQDEAVLQALKEAVKEGFAEPVLVGSRSEIERVAWEVGFPLNGVEIWEADAMEAPEIAVKLVRNGFAQVLMKGLVNSSTFLKAVMNKDWGLRTGKMLSHISVYQVNGYDRLLFLTDGGLNIAPDLEQKKNICQNAIDFARAVGITQPKVAILSANEQVNPKMPVTLEAQQLTQMAQKGEIRGALVDGPLALDIAINEKAAQHKGIKGPVAGHADILLVPDIEAGNMLGKSIIYFAGGIMAGLVWGAAAPVVLPSRSDTPTNKLMSLALACLAGHGVAGQDHYFRCRQIG; translated from the coding sequence ATGTTGATAAAGAACTTTCAGCAGGTTTTGGAAGAGGTAAAGACCCTGCCCAAGATGCGCATCAGTGTGGCCAACGCTCAGGATGAAGCGGTGCTGCAGGCCCTGAAGGAAGCGGTCAAGGAGGGCTTTGCCGAGCCGGTTCTGGTGGGTTCCCGCAGTGAAATCGAACGGGTGGCCTGGGAGGTTGGCTTTCCTTTGAACGGAGTGGAGATTTGGGAAGCCGACGCCATGGAAGCTCCGGAAATTGCGGTAAAACTAGTGAGAAACGGCTTTGCCCAGGTGCTCATGAAGGGTTTGGTGAACAGCAGCACCTTTTTGAAGGCGGTCATGAACAAGGACTGGGGCCTGCGCACCGGGAAAATGCTCAGTCATATTTCAGTTTATCAGGTCAACGGTTACGACCGGCTGCTTTTTCTGACGGACGGGGGATTAAACATTGCTCCAGATCTGGAACAAAAGAAAAACATTTGCCAGAACGCCATTGACTTTGCCCGGGCTGTGGGAATCACGCAGCCGAAGGTGGCGATTCTCTCGGCCAACGAACAGGTGAACCCCAAAATGCCGGTTACCCTGGAAGCCCAGCAATTGACCCAGATGGCTCAAAAGGGAGAAATCAGAGGTGCTCTGGTGGACGGTCCTTTAGCCTTGGACATTGCCATTAATGAAAAGGCGGCCCAGCACAAAGGGATTAAAGGCCCGGTGGCCGGCCACGCCGATATTTTGCTGGTACCGGACATTGAAGCAGGCAACATGCTGGGCAAGTCCATCATTTATTTTGCCGGCGGGATCATGGCGGGACTGGTCTGGGGCGCCGCAGCGCCGGTGGTGCTTCCCTCCAGGTCCGATACCCCCACCAATAAGTTGATGTCACTGGCTTTAGCCTGCCTGGCAGGACACGGGGTGGCCGGACAGGACCATTACTTTCGATGCCGACAAATAGGGTAA
- a CDS encoding winged helix-turn-helix domain-containing protein: MSQEGWSKVIELRVLGEWQGHHPATGREVGKSGCIELVRLALDVSANPAMSFIKPGSQDSGIRSWPNRRSGEGGEPFPLTVNSSRSEVWLEGRCLELTRTQKRIFFKLAERPGIYVDREALYWSAREDGTVYGPAGEVKGQICRIRKILGDSGQIQRYIQSKRSVGYRLVKEKVRVIHEK, encoded by the coding sequence ATGTCACAGGAGGGGTGGAGCAAGGTTATTGAGTTAAGAGTACTGGGAGAGTGGCAGGGCCATCACCCGGCTACCGGCAGAGAGGTGGGAAAGAGCGGCTGTATTGAACTGGTTCGCTTGGCTCTGGACGTTAGTGCCAATCCTGCCATGTCCTTCATAAAGCCCGGAAGTCAGGACTCGGGCATCCGGTCATGGCCAAACCGCCGGTCCGGGGAGGGGGGAGAACCCTTTCCCTTGACCGTGAATTCATCCAGATCCGAGGTTTGGCTGGAAGGACGTTGTCTGGAATTGACCCGGACGCAAAAAAGAATCTTTTTCAAGCTGGCGGAGAGACCCGGTATTTATGTGGACCGGGAGGCGCTTTATTGGTCCGCCCGGGAGGACGGAACCGTCTATGGTCCTGCCGGTGAGGTAAAGGGACAGATTTGCCGGATTCGAAAAATATTGGGGGACAGCGGACAGATTCAGCGCTATATTCAAAGCAAGCGTTCTGTAGGCTACCGGCTGGTTAAAGAGAAGGTGCGGGTTATTCATGAGAAATAG